One Salvia splendens isolate huo1 chromosome 22, SspV2, whole genome shotgun sequence DNA segment encodes these proteins:
- the LOC121787588 gene encoding ninja-family protein mc410-like yields MEDEKGLDLSLGLPCGGNNSSHKSKQGSSSDVKLDEGDRGSKLINEFKNFLEGGNQPQVGETFGYNFSKPSADLETSKNSNTDGLWLRSDNRPTEIDEKTSGAGEKRKNRFTETNQQKKYDRDTSQPDLADKGKTSHISITTDEGSTADNEDVADSEVDGSTSRHVSQHDDVPKRFASTGGVSMVQKDSHGSGDSSGVEILGQKRFTISSEKEFNAMNMSMSYGAALPVPPANIQPAKDSNSSGTPNPSNYPKPSMMHSMATTNIERPGGHSVMPANFPLMYGYPPVQLPVLDRDNSRGIVSHHQQINPTYSGRNPVNQDTQNDGRKLTQVNSHKSSETTQSDVRAVEAGKSYGKQQVGEEGSSSHTDGDLKGNHVIHQLKDASNQPRAESLPSEFPAIRPGITADLKFGGCGSYPNLPWVSTNGSGPNGRTISGVTYKYSPTQIKIVCACHGSHMSPDEFIQHANEENNSADAGTGLPSLSGSNPAASAQT; encoded by the exons ATGGAGGATGAGAAAGGTCTCGATCTGAGCTTGGGCCTTCCTTGTGGTGGAAATAATTCCTCACATAAAAGTAAACAGGGCAGCTCATCTGATGTCAAGTTAGATGAAGGTGATCGAGGTAGCAAATTGATCAATGAGTTCAAAAACTTTCTCGAAGGTGGAAATCAACCACAAGTTGGAGAGACCTTCGGTTACAACTTTTCTAAACCTTCTGCTGATTTAGAAACATCAAAGAACTCAAATACTGATGGATTGTGGCTACGAAGTGATAACAGGCCTACTGAAATTGATGAAAAGACTTCAGGTGCTGGGGAAAAGCGAAAAAACCGGTTTACTGAGACGAACCAACAGAAGAAGTACGATAGAGATACCAGCCAACCTGATTTGGCAGATAAAGGCAAGACATCACACATCTCCATAACCACTGATGAAGGATCAACTGCCGATAATGAAGATGTTGCAGATTCAGAAGTAGATGGTTCAACTTCAAGGCATGTTTCTCAGCATGATGATGTTCCAAAACGATTTGCATCCACTGGTGGTGTATCCATGGTTCAGAAGGACTCTCATGGATCTGGAGATTCAAGTGGTGTTGAAATTCTAGGACAGAAAAGGTTTACAATCTCTTCAGAAAAAGAATTTAATGCGATGAATATGTCCATGTCTTATGGTGCTGCACTCCCAGTTCCACCAGCAAACATACAGCCTGCTAAGGATTCTAATTCTAGTGGTACACCTAATCCGTCCAACTATCCAAAGCCTAGCATGATGCATTCGATGGCTACCACAAACATTGAGCGGCCAGGTGGCCATTCAGTTATGCCTGCTAATTTTCCTCTGATGTATGGGTATCCTCCTGTCCAGCTTCCTGTTCTAGACAGAGATAACTCTCGTGGCATTGTTTCTCATCATCAACAAATTAACCCTACTTATTCTGGAAGGAATCCGGTGAACCAAGATACTCAGAATGATGGCAGGAAGCTGACTCAAG TTAATTCACACAAGTCATCTGAAACTACACAGAGTGATGTGAGGGCTGTAGAAGCTGGGAAAAGTTATGGAAAGCAGCAAGTTGGTGAAGAAGGCTCGTCCTCTCACACAGATGGTGATCTGAAAGGGAATCATGTAATTCATCAGTTAAAAGATGCGTCTAATCAGCCAAGAGCAGAATCACTTCCGTCTGAATTTCCAGCTATAAGGCCTGGTATCACTGCAGATCTCAAATTTGGGGGTTGTGGATCTTACCCTAATTTGCCATGGGTGTCTACTAACGGCTCAGGTCCAAATGGCCGAACAATATCAGGTGTAACATACAAGTATAGCCCCACTCAGATTAAGATAGTTTGCGCCTGCCATGGTTCTCACATGTCGCCTGATGAATTTATTCAACATGCTAATGAAGAAAACAATAGTGCAGATGCCGGCACTGGTTTACCTTCGTTATCAGGCAGCAATCCTGCAGCCTCGGCTCAAACTTGA
- the LOC121786841 gene encoding putative E3 ubiquitin-protein ligase LIN-1 → MSTATTSSQIIEQTTLFLSETISQPHHRRHLHTTFLQKLPPTLLKPLTFISQTVETAISSSSPSVRASSLRLAESLLSSTPTNPFSSFLLSLVHHLSRRPLDASLALLDVFEAEPSLSRLEIAPFLFQELFLVHFATILEWYDGRRSEILSGLGLESMSILSEMDGGQAAALKELERGYEGLLEDNCRVFARYFKQVLRRGGGEEMILPPKIVFRECESDDRSTLWEGDDEQRIKSHGFESPNRRQYGVVKLKEKEKEKEKEKETYQTWLIQRDSQSCHPFLQSEYHQTSFSIKSHPPSPSIRIRKTSRKRHCLTRQSSGEKSGSIMVSCVDDSSMDDSTTANAPKDFVCPITARIFDDPVTLETGQTYERSAIQEWLDLGNLTCPITRHNLLSPDLPKTNYVLKRLIATWRDRNTTTTTSPTSVIAPPSDGELQLAIAEVCTSEILLDAEAAVLKIQRCWKEAESADHQMMLEMLTKPPVINGFVEMLLNSVDETVLRTTVCLLTELGSRDGNVVATLTRVDSDVECIVQLFKKGLHEALVLVYLLRPPVESLVEMELPGYLVDTLSNGRDNNDDLNFKMFMEPQTAAVLMLAQILRSCSQESSSRISTSIASKPSSIERIVAALQAPQTEERVAAVSILLRCILEDGKCRNIVAHKAELVSLLEILFQVGDVERLEIIHFFSELVKLNRRNLNENILRTLKDEGTFSTMHTLLIYLQKARAEQSPVVAGLLLQLDLLEEPRKMSIYREEAIDALISCLRNSECPAAQISAAETILSLHGRFSYSGKSLSRAILLKRAGLEKSYVAFMKRDQRRHHISANAQDTMEDERAGEEWERKVAFHLVSHEFGLVFEGLAQGLISSNEELNSVCFMAATWLIYMLSLLPDTGIRGAARVCLLDHFVSVFKSDKNVEERALSMLGLNSFIRHTEGLQDLAGHTKDILKGLRELKKSSSMAFEMLKVLSQEHDNSADIWSHQELSQEDCSINGEVVAVTCFKGKIFSGHSDGTIKVWGPELCLIQEIREHTKAVTSLTVLQSMEKLYSGSVDRTVRIWSISEEGIYCEQVEEVKDQINNMVVANNIACFIPQGGGVKLHSWNGSSKLLNQNKNVKCLALVQGKLYCGCQDTSIQEIDLVTGTLGNIQSGSKKLIGKANPVYALQVHDGLLYAAGPSLDGANVKIWSTSNYSLVGSLPSTLDVRTMAVSSELVYLGSKVGTVEVWCRKKLSRVETLQTNLISRILCMALDTNQDILVVGTSDGRIQTWGLS, encoded by the exons atgtCCACCGCCACAACCTCATCCCAAATCATAGAGCAAACCACCCTCTTCCTCTCGGAAACCATATCCCAAccccaccaccgccgccacctCCACACCACATTCCTACAAAAACTCCCTCCCACACTCTTGAAGCCCCTCACCTTCATCTCCCAAACCGTCGAAACCGCCATCTCGAGCAGCAGCCCCTCCGTCCGCGCCTCGTCCCTCCGCCTCGCCGAGAGCCTCCTCTCATCCACCCCCACCAACCCCTTCTCCTCCTTCCTCCTCTCCCTCGTCCACCACCTCTCCCGCCGCCCCCTCGACGCCTCCCTCGCCCTCCTAGACGTGTTCGAGGCCGAGCCCTCCCTCTCCCGCCTCGAGATCGCGCCCTTCCTCTTCCAAGAGCTGTTTCTCGTCCACTTCGCCACCATTCTCGAATG GTACGACGGTAGAAGGTCTGAGATCCTGTCGGGTTTGGGGCTCGAGTCCATGTCGATCTTGTCGGAGATGGACGGGGGGCAGGCGGCGGCGCTGAAGGAGTTGGAGAGGGGATATGAGGGTTTGTTGGAAGATAATTGTAGGGTTTTTGCAAGGTATTTTAAGCAAGTGCTGAGGAGAGGTGGAGGAGAGGAGATGATTTTGCCACCTAAAATTGTATTTCGAGAATGTGAAAGTGATGATCGTTCAACTTTGTGGGAGGGAGATGATGAACAGAGGATCAAAAGCCATGGATTTGAGTCTCCAAACAGACG CCAATATGGGGTGGTGAAGctgaaggagaaggagaaggagaaggagaaggagaaggagacaTATCAAACATGGCTGATTCAAAGAGACTCTCAAAGTTGCCATCCCTTTCTCCAGTCAGAGTATCACCAGACCTCATTTTCAATCAAATCCCATCCACCCTCACCTTCAATCAGGATAAG GAAAACATCAAGAAAGAGGCATTGTTTGACTCGACAAAGCAGCGGAGAAAAAAGCG GATCCATCATGGTCAGCTGCGTGGATGATTCTTCCATGGACGACTCAACAACGGCTAACGCCCCAAAGGACTTCGTCTGCCCCATCACCGCCCGAATATTCGACGATCCCGTCACCCTCGAGACCGGCCAGACCTACGAGCGATCCGCCATCCAAGAGTGGCTCGACCTCGGCAACCTCACCTGCCCCATCACCCGCCACAACCTCCTCTCCCCCGACCTCCCCAAGACCAACTACGTCCTCAAGCGCCTCATCGCCACCTGGCGCGATCgcaacaccaccaccaccacctcccccacCAGCGTCATAGCCCCTCCCAGCGATGGCGAGCTCCAGCTCGCCATCGCTGAAGTCTGCACCTCTGAGATCCTGCTGGACGCTGAGGCAGCAGTCCTCAAGATCCAGAGGTGCTGGAAGGAGGCTGAGTCAGCAGACCACCAGATGATGCTGGAGATGCTGACAAAGCCTCCTGTCATCAATGGATTCGTTGAGATGCTTCTCAACTCCGTTGATGAGACTGTCTTAAGGACCACGGTGTGCCTACTTACCGAGCTCGGGTCGAGGGATGGCAATGTGGTGGCGACGCTGACCAGAGTGGACTCGGATGTGGAGTGCATAGTCCAGCTGTTTAAGAAAGGCCTGCACGAGGCGCTCGTGCTGGTGTACCTCCTGAGGCCGCCGGTGGAGAGCCTCGTGGAGATGGAGCTCCCGGGGTATCTCGTGGATACCCTAAGCAACGGTCGTGACAACAACGACGACCTCAACTTCAAGATGTTTATGGAGCCTCAGACTGCTGCGGTGCTTATGCTGGCGCAGATTCTGCGGAGCTGCAGCCAGGAAAGTAGTTCAAGGATATCCACCAGCATTGCTtccaagccatcatcgattgaGAGAATCGTGGCGGCTCTGCAAGCGCCACAGACTGAGGAGAGAGTAGCTGCTGTCAGTATTCTGCTGAGATGCATTCTTGAGGATGGAAAGTGTAGGAACATAGTAGCTCACAAGGCTGAATTGGTTTCTCTCCTGGAGATTTTGTTTCAAGTAGGAGACGTGGAGCGGCTCGAGATCATTCATTTCTTCTCCGAGTTAGTCAAGTTGAACAG GAGAAATTTGAATGAGAACATCTTGAGGACCTTGAAAGATGAGGGTACTTTTAGTACAATGCACACACTACTTATCTACCTACAAAAGGCTCGGGCCGAACAATCTCCGGTTGTTGCTGGACTTCTTCTGCAACTTGATCTTCTG GAGGAGCCAAGAAAGATGAGTATATACAGAGAAGAGGCAATAGATGCTCTTATTAGTTGTCTAAGAAACTCAGAATGCCCAGCAGCACAAATTTCAGCTGCAGAGACAATACTCTCCCTCCATGGAAGATTCTCCTATTCAGGAAAATCTCTTTCTAGGGCCATTCTCCTCAAACGAGCCGGGCTGGAGAAGAGCTATGTGGCGTTTATGAAAAGGGATCAGCGTCGTCACCACATATCTGCTAATGCTCAAGACACCATG GAAGATGAGAGAGCTGGTGAGGAGTGGGAGAGAAAAGTGGCTTTCCATCTTGTGAGCCATGAGTTTGGGCTAGTGTTTGAAGGTCTTGCACAAGGCCTGATCAGCAGCAACGAGGAGTTGAACTCGGTGTGCTTCATGGCCGCGACATGGCTCATATACATGCTCTCGCTCCTTCCTGATACGGGGATAAGGGGAGCAGCGCGCGTGTGTTTGCTCGACCATTTTGTGTCCGTTTTCAAATCGGACAAGAATGTTGAAGAAAGAGCACTCTCCATGCTTGGCCTCAACAGCTTCATCCGCCACACCG AAGGGTTGCAGGATCTAGCAGGTCACACCAAAGACATCCTGAAAGGACTAAGGGAGCTTAAGAAATCCTCTAGCATGGCATTTGAGATGCTCAAAGTGCTGTCACAAGAGCACGACAATAGCGCC GATATATGGAGTCATCAAGAACTAAGCCAAGAAGACTGCTCGATCAACGGAGAAGTTGTTGCAGTGACATGCTTCAAAGGAAAAATTTTCTCCGGCCACTCAGATGGAACCATAAAGGTTTGGGGGCCGGAGCTATGCCTTATCCAAGAAATACGGGAGCACACAAAGGCGGTGACTAGCCTGACAGTACTACAATCAATGGAGAAACTGTACAGTGGGTCGGTCGATAGGACAGTGAGG ATTTGGTCGATATCGGAGGAAGGAATTTACTGTGAACAAGTTGAGGAGGTTAAGGATCAGATAAACAACATGGTAGTTGCTAACAACATAGCATGTTTCATTCCTCAAGGAGGCGGCGTCAAG CTGCACTCGTGGAATGGATCCTCTAAACTGCTCAATCAAAACAAGAATGTCAAATGTTTGGCTCTGGTGCAAGGGAAACTCTACTGTGGATGTCAGGATACTAGCATTCAG GAAATCGACCTAGTAACGGGAACGCTAGGAAATATACAGAGCGGCTCCAAGAAACTCATAGGGAAAGCCAATCCTGTTTACGCGCTCCAAGTACATGACGGGCTGCTATATGCAGCAGGGCCTTCCCTCGACGGAGCAAATGTTAAG ATTTGGAGCACATCAAACTATAGTTTGGTCGGATCATTGCCATCGACATTGGATGTACGGACCATGGCCGTGAGCTCGGAGCTCGTATATCTCGGATCCAAAGTGGGAACTGTTGAAGTTTGGTGCAGAAAGAAGCTTAGCAGAGTTGAAACACTTCAAACAAACCTCATCAGCAGAATTCTTTGCATGGCCCTTGACACAAATCAGGATATCTTAGTCGTTGGAACCTCTGATGGCAGAATTCAG ACATGGGGGCTTAGCTAG